In Bactrocera oleae isolate idBacOlea1 chromosome 5, idBacOlea1, whole genome shotgun sequence, a genomic segment contains:
- the sev gene encoding protein sevenless isoform X1 — MIIHVDVWARLHSVCHISCKCAKKICDGISLTSIMNSFHWLIILLLLVSCDMCKSNEYPVTNKAVTATDSTNSGEQVTSDITHLFDANIAQKTGPAPEYTTTRRAEIFDTENVKNAMIINVTNECMEHCKLEAAYYLNEYGLDCGAKGGSPVCFEKQCTKGCEQWMEALTNSESCQEICVSTQLHSLDLPCTFACEMGQRRYWDYQKEMIEPKIKLEIPYIKMSNNTDDLKLVWNILLPDSFFHQLSIYIQYQYIKENKSEAQTWENLTNFDCNRYFVCEILNDLIPFAVYKFRYKMKFGKNTNQIVYSPPTKSFRTKAKGVPLSKPLLKQAIALDHNHISIIWKPGIFTCGPLKGYVLTLENTNSSQKQILPHDRENFVFSHLLPATKYYVKLSMLNMEGEGSFVETFIQTKAASLYGNSENIDLVLLAGEYSIRIKSLESLPDSKLVFECENLIIDYALYSSFGEYFVYIIDSLGNIMRLPWNDEKPRGSIPTLDKLAEFIPKKMSVDWLNKMLFIAVHTPIAEWAIISTDLDGNFPSFIIKNVTKSIDHMEVDPINGWLFWINNGNLIRTNLATNYSEIIIKRNVGIFSNNYQRSLLIFYNTSDHELYESTFDGEYIQNLRLKLSINMPQIQSFWYNGIHLLGTNGTHLFRKNYNEHEYDISIVKELEWCWSVTPLTRQTNFIQAQPMLEKSPDNLRAFVTSKMAKIVWNEPKLTEYQTEYAWRKWDYELEIMDLASNSAFNIRNIKTNYFNVEKLQPNNVYKFRVRVVLGGTMGSWSRALLTRTWPFGEYTFLAASLNGIYEINETGEHVEQVGQMENVRDFVQLNATIYYITEDNRLQCANIINPEINCSFTATNAISLSYEWRGGKMYWVDSLGNCVKRANLDGSQQEMLPIFSAEYIAIDSHSGHIYYSTRTRLVRRFLGDTLDTDEYEYYHTNTNEDVISEFALDIIAKRLFWVVRKGDGDVQLFRVSIDTFVDDLQYSFIENGIQMGSLNFLHEIDSVIWLTSNSNTIIFVRTGNSTNEMQIQLPQLSKINCIHLKSSYIPSIDLSVVPEAVDIKSIRINQAYTNEWVIRWHPVNTSENYAIFYNILLQFNNSNYQTNVIYKTNESFVIMDKTHTLESYFNISITPFTYWSIGSPTILQLFIPSTSIFPPERMRIFIEPFNDPLEAKNNITATVRWESPENENTSSKIAYKIYCWLGKKLHAERIYNSSNERFFEISIDGLHIGESYVFQVQSFISGIEKLGQNSTLQLHINPEVQSKPIFIYATSEYIAEYDLDLNINKVLIQTSSQVEHLAVMSSEKRILWVNENVELISATAGLKPIKLARMRAEVLSLTVDWIQRIVYWAELDTDDKSSVSIYELDLCQFEGKVMAPHKLLTLDRGKNVRDLTIMPFLNILLWLERDKEANISTLVGRILSNSTFMDFETTYFHKMFVSSLESVSLVDMDGNICIYDISKRMCSSQIEAVLAKPEEIFKIDRDSNYIYLLENEKVYSYSVQKQNFEYQVNIKDIKNVKAYNYQHFPERNCLLPDHDMLSKNKQLLNPKIVYVSENYMTLNFPNLYEIEKCTVKVPGIKHTLWITDNYKESRSHITLDNTLNVTNIQPFTNYTIQLSISSYYQRKFKLDEWYSDIITVLTDVGTPSVPVNFTAYALNPTQIYVTWNPPERPNCGKVWYELHWQEMISSERAYKRINSLNYLLTNLESSREYKLWLKAFSNKSKFNSTLSVIVKTFETPSRLWLVKKSAHNLTLSWVTSDNVTRSVLACQEVNGDNEFSIDITEDSSLIVVPNLDPKTKYQFFLEIFYGSLVDPYIWPEVPNEYFIYETLGASPGRPGQPQIEHTIRDVFRIFWDAAPNNGELIAEYSLEALQARKTKRIRRSQATNLDYMNNSVDNFSQILWAEEPSPIEDKWIVACSTTKLNCIIREIYIQRLLMFRVRARNELYGWGPYSLDSERISEPFVSPEKRDSLVLAIITPAAIVSTFVLILILLRTLQVRRQKAKKLLEKSRPSIWSNISTLQHQQLMSSRNRAFSTTSHSTLYTGGPLSDADIALLPHINWSQITILHFLGSGAFGEVYEGLIKHENSDQQEKVAIKSLRKGASEFAELLQEAQLMSNFKHDNIVQLIGVCFDTESISIIMEHMEGGDLLTYIRNSRPNSKRPIASLKLLDLTSMCIDVCKGCCYLEDMHFVHRDLACRNCLVSSNDPSKRMVKIGDFGLARDIYNSDYYRKEGEGLLPVRWMSPESLVDGIFTTQSDVWAFAVLCWEIFTLGQQPYAARNNYEVLNYVKDGGRLEKPEMCPAELFTLLLQCWSEQPEDRPSFEKCFVELLRIKTELRRVNLGFTNDSSDNALYANQEESCLSTFPMTTVAKENAHNVPTEAVYGGKLLKTNVNLPAQFETFYQDVDTKTISDDSQLIETKIEAINIGQINEAISRL, encoded by the exons ATGATTATTCATGTTGATGTGTGGGCGCGACTACATTCTGTTTGTCACATATCCTGCAAATGTGCGAAAAAAATATGTGACGGAATTTCATTGACATCAATAATGAATTCATTTCATTGGCTGATAATACTCCTATTGTTGGTTAGTTGTGATATGTGCAAATCAAATGAATATCCAGTGACAAACAAAGCAGTTACTGCAACGGACAGCACAAACAGTGGCGAGCAAGTAACGAGTGATATTACACATCTGTTCGATGCAAATATTGCACAGAAAACTGGCCCTGCACCTGAATACACCACAACTCGAAGAGCAGAGATTTTTGATacggaaaatgttaaaaatgcaATGATTATAAATGTAACAAACGAGTGTATGGAACACTGCAAACTGGAA gcAGCTTACTATTTGAATGAATACGGATTGGATTGTGGTGCCAAAGGCGGGAGTCCCGTATGCTTCGAGAAACaa TGCACAAAAGGATGTGAACAATGGATGGAAGCGTTAACCAACTCTGAGAGCTGCCAGGAAATATGT GTTTCAACGCAACTACATAGTCTGGATTTACCATGCACGTTTGCATGCGAGATGGGTCAAAGGCGATACTGGGATTACCAAAAGGAAATGAtagaaccaaaaataaaacttgAAATACCTTAcataaaaatgtcaaataacacagatgatttaaaattggtttggaatatattgttgcctgaTTCTTTTTTCCATCAGTTAAGCATATACATTCAATAccaatatattaaagaaaacaaaTCCGAAGCACAAACTTGGGAAAATCTTACAAATTTTGATTGCAACCGGTATTTCGTGTGTGAAATATTAAATGATTTGATTCCTTTTGCTGTATATAAG TTTCGTTACAAaatgaaatttggaaaaaatacgAATCAAATTGTATATTCGCCACCAACGAAGTCATTTAGGACCAAAGCTAAAGGAGTCCCACTTTCGAAACCACTGTTGAAACAAGCAATTGCTTTGGATCACAATCATATCAGTATCATTTGGAAACCAGGTATTTTTACTTGTGGGCCTTTAAAAGGCTATGTGTTGACTTTGGAAAACACAAATTCATCACAAAAGCag ATATTACCTCACGACAGggaaaactttgttttttccCATTTGTTACCAGCTACGAAATACTATGTAAAACTATCCATGTTAAATATGGAGGGGGAAGGTAGTTTTGTTGAAACATTTATTCAAACAAAAGCTGCGTCTTTATATGGAAATTCAGAGAACATTGACCTAGTGCTTTTAGCTGGAGAATATAGCATTAGAATTAAAAGTTTAGAATCTTTACCAGACTCTAAACTTGTTTTCGAATGTGAAAATCTCATAATAGATTATGCGCTTTACTCATCTTTTGGAGAGTACTTTGTTTATATCATTGATTCATTGGGAAATATTATGAG ACTTCCTTGGAATGATGAAAAACCAAGAGGCTCGATTCCCACTTTAGATAAATTGGCTGAATTTATACCGAAGAAAATGAGTGTGGATTGgttaaataaaatgcttttcATAGCAGTACAT ACACCTATTGCTGAGTGGGCAATTATTTCTACGGATTTAGATGGCAACTTTCctagttttataataaaaaatgttactaaGTCAATCGATCACATGGAAGTAGATCCCATAAATGGTTGGTTATTTTGGATCAACAATGGCAACCTTATTCGAACAAATCTTGCTACTAATTACTCAGAGATCATAATTAAGAGGAATGTTggtattttttcaaacaattatcAAAGgagtttattaatattttacaacacAAGTGATCACGAATTATATGAAAGCACTTTTGATGGGGAATATATACAAAATCTTCGTTTGAAATTATCTATTAACATGCCGcaaattcaaagtttttggtACAATGGGATTCATCTTCTGGGCACGAATGGTACTCATCTATTCAGGAAGAACTATAATGAACATGAGTATGACATTTCGATTGTGAAAGAGTTGGAATGGTGTTGGAGTGTTACGCCATTGACAcgacaaacaaattttatacaaGCACAACCAATGCTAGAAAAAAGTCCGGATAATTTGAGAGCTTTTGTCACTTCTAAGATGGCGAAAATTGTTTGGAATGAACCTAAGCTAACTGAATACCAGACAGAATATGCCTGGCGCAAGTGGGATTATGAGCTTGAAATTATGGACTTGGCAAGTAATAGCGCTTTTAATATACGCAATATAAAGACAAACTATTTCAATGTGGAAAAATTGCAACCGAACAATGTGTATAAGTTTCGTGTACGTGTAGTTCTTGGTGGTACAATGGGCTCGTGGTCTAGAGCATTGTTGACACGTActtggccctttggggagtatacatttttagcagCAAGCCTAAATGGTATATACGAAATTAATGAAACCGGTGAGCATGTAGAGCAGGTCGGTCAAATGGAAAACGTAAGAGATTTTGTGCAGTTGAATGCAACAATATACTACATTACTGAGGACAATCGTTTGCAATGTGCGAACATCATAAATCCTGAGATAAATTGCTCATTTACAGCCACAAATGCGATTAGCTTGTCATATGAGTGGCGAGGTGGGAAGATGTATTGGGTAGATTCTCTGGGAAATTGTGTGAAGAGAGCGAACTTAGATGGCAGTCAACAAGAGATGCTACCCATATTCAGCGCAGAGTACATCGCAATAGATTCACATAGTGGCCACATTTACTACTCAACAAGAACGAGATTAGTGAGAcgatttttaggtgatacgctTGACACGGATGAATATGAATATTACCATACCAACACAAATGAAGACGTAATAAGTGAATTTGCCTTGGATATTATAGCGAAACGACTGTTTTGGGTTGTTCGAAAAGGCGATGGAGACGTTCAGTTATTCCGAGTAAGCATTGACACGTTTGTAGATGACTTGCAATACAGTTTCATAGAAAACGGCATTCAAATGggctctttaaattttttacatgaaATTGACAGTGTTATTTGGTTGACGTCAAattcaaatacaattattttcgTAAGAACCGGCAATTCAACTAATGAAATGCAAATTCAACTACCTCAGTTAAGCAAAATAAACTGCATTCATTTAAAGTCAAGTTATATACCATCCATTGATTTGTCTGTTGTTCCTGAAGCTGTTGACATCAAAAGTATTCGTATTAATCAAGCCTATACAAATGAATGGGTTATTAGATGGCATCCGGTTAATACTTCGGAAAATTATGCAATATTCTACAACATTCTATTACaatttaataattctaattACCAAACAAATGTAATTTATAAGACTAACGAATCATTCGTAATAATGGATAAAACTCACACATTGGagtcatattttaatatttctataacACCGTTCACATATTGGAGCATTGGTTCACCCACGATTCTACAACTTTTTATTCCTAGTACTAGTATATTCCCTCCAGAGCGAATGCGAATTTTTATTGAGCCCTTCAATGACCCACTTGAGGCTAAAAACAATATTACCGCAACTGTTCGTTGGGAATCTCCGGAAAATGAAAACACCTCTTCTAAAatagcatataaaatatattgctgGCTTGGAAAGAAACTGCACGCTGAAAGAATTTATAATTCAAGTAAtgaaagattttttgaaatatcaattGATGGTCTGCATATTGGAGAGTCTTATGTTTTCCAAGTTCAATCTTTTATATCGGGAATTGAAAAACTAGGGCAAAACAGTACACTTCAACTTCACATTAACCCAGAAGTTCAATCCAAACCCATCTTTATATATGCCACAAGTGAATATATTGCAGAATACGATCTGGATTTGAATATCAACAAAGTATTAATACAAACCAGCAGTCAAGTGGAGCATTTAGCAGTTATGTCAAGCGAAAAACGTATTTTGTGGGTAAACGAAAATGTAGAGCTTATTTCGGCAACAGCTGGTTTAAAACCAATCAAATTAGCCAGAATGCGGGCTGAAGTTCTGTCTTTGACAGTCGACTGGATTCAACGGATTGTATACTGGGCTGAATTGGATACAGATGATAAGTCCAGTGTCTCCATATATGAGCTTGATTTATGTCAGTTCGAAGGAAAAGTAATGGCACCACATAAATTACTTACTCTTGACAGAGGGAAAAATGTGCGAGACCTCACTATAATGCCATTTTTGAATATTCTTCTTTGGCTTGAACGTGACAAGGAAGCTAATATTTCTACTCTTGTTGGTCGAATTTTGAGTAATTCCACTTTCATGGATTTCGAAACgacatattttcacaaaatgtttgtGTCATCACTGGAATCTGTTAGCCTGGTAGATATGGatggaaatatttgtatttatgacATTTCAAAGCGTATGTGTAGTTCACAAATCGAAGCAGTTCTGGCCAAACCAgaggaaatatttaaaatagaccGTGATAgcaattatatatatctattagaaaatgaaaaagtatattcaTATAgtgttcaaaaacaaaattttgaatatcaAGTAAACATTAAAgacataaaaaatgtaaaggCATACAACTATCAACATTTTCCGGAGCGCAACTGCCTTTTACCGGATCATGATATGTTATCAAAAAATAAGCAATTGTTAAACCCTAAGATAGTTTATGTGAGTGAAAACTATATGACCTTGAATTTTCCAAACCTATATGAAATTGAGAAATGTACAGTAAAAGTTCCGGGGATAAAACATACTTTATGGATTACAGATAATTACAAAGAGTCGCGAAGCCACATAACGTTAGATAACACTCTAAACGTAACAAATATTCAGCCTTTTACCAATTATACTATACAATTGTCTATATCAtcttattatcaaagaaaattcaaattagatGAATGGTATTCTGATATTATTACAGTGCTCACAGATGTAGGTACACCTTCTGTGCCTGTCAATTTCACGGCATATGCCTTAAATCCCACACAAATTTATGTTACATGGAATCCTCCGGAGCGACCTAATTGTGGAAAAGTATGGTATGAACTACATTGGCAAGAAATGATCTCTAGTGAAAGGGCATACAAACGAATTAACAGTCTAAACTATTTACTTACGAATTTAGAATCTTCTCGAGAGTATAAACTTTGGTTGAAAGCTTTTTCTAACAAATCCAAATTCAACAGCACACTTTCGGTCATAGTGAAGACATTTGAAACTCCTTCTCGACTTTGGCTAGTAAAAAAATCTGCTCATAACTTGACTTTAAGTTGGGTTACTTCGGATAATGTTACTAGGTCGGTTCTCGCTTGCCAAGAAGTAAATGGCGATAATGAGTTCAGTATTGATATTACAGAAGATTCATCTTTAATAGTTGTACCAAATTTAGATCCAAAAACGAAATATCAGTTTttccttgaaatattttatggatctCTTGTAGATCCTTATATATGGCCAGAGGTACCTAATGAATACTTCATTTATGAAACCCTGGGCGCATCTCCTGGACGACCAGGTCAACCGCAGATCGAACATACCATAAGGGACGTGTTTAGAATATTTTGGGACGCAGCTCCAAATAATGGGGAGTTAATAGCAGAATATTCTTTGGAGGCGTTACAAGCTCGTAAAACCAAACGCATAAGAAGAAGTCAAGCGACAAATCTAGACTACATGAATAATTCAGTAGACAATTTCAGTCAAATTCTTTGGGCCGAAGAACCAAGTCCAATTGAAGATAAATGGATAGTGGCATGTAGTACAACCAAATTAAATTGCATTATACGAGAAATTTATATACAGAGACTTTTGATGTTCCGAGTGCGCGCAAGAAACGAGTTATATGGTTGGGGTCCATATAGCTTGGATAGCGAACGAATTTCAGAACCTTTTGTGTCTCCAGAAAAAAGGGACTCATTGGTATTAGCTATAATAACTCCGGCAGCTATTGTTTCTACATTTGtgcttattttgattttattacgTACAT TACAAGTTAGACGACAAAAAGCTAaaaaactacttgaaaaaagCCGTCCAAGTATATGGAGCAATATCTCTACACTGCAGCACCAGCAACTTATGTCATCTCGTAATAGAGCATTTTCTACCACAAGCCATTCGACATTGTACACCGGTGGCCCTTTAAGTGATGCCGATATTGCTCTTTTACCACACATCAATTGGAGTCAAATAACAATATTGCATTTCTTGGGGAGCGGTGCATTTGGAGAAGTGTATGAAGGATTAATAAAACATGAAAACAGTGATCAACAGGAAAAAGTTGCTATTAAA aGCCTCAGAAAAGGTGCTAGTGAATTTGCTGAACTTCTGCAAGAAGCTCAATTAATGAGCAACTTCAAACATGATAATATTGTCCAACTTATTGGTGTTTGCTTTGACACTGAGTCTATCTCTATAATAATGGAGCATATGGAAGGAGGGGACCTACTGACTTATATCCGCAACTCAAGACCGAACTCTAag AGGCCTATAGCTTCTCTGAAACTCTTAGACCTAACATCGATGTGTATTGACGTATGCAAAGGTTGTTGTTATCTAGAAGATATGCATTTTGTACACCGCGACCTCGCTTGTCGTAACTGCTTGGTATCTTCCAATGATCCAAGTAAGCGTATGGTGAAAATTGGTGACTTTGGATTAGCTCGTGACATATATAACAGCGACTATTATCGTAAGGAAGGTGAAGGTCTTTTGCCAGTTCGATGGATGTCTCCAGAAAGTCTAGTCGATGGTATTTTCACAACACAATCTGACGTGTGGGCTTTTGCCGTTCTTTGTTGGGAAATATTTACTTTAGGCCAGCAGCCTTATGCTGCAAGAAATAACTATGAAGTCCTAAATTACGTGAAAGACGGAGGAAGACTAGAGAAGCCTGAAATGTGTCCCGCTGAGCT ATTTACTTTGTTATTGCAATGTTGGAGTGAACAGCCGGAAGACCGACCAtcgtttgaaaaatgttttgttgAATTATTAAGAATTAAAACAGAGTTAAGACGAGTTAATTTAGGATTTACAAATGATAGCTCTGATAATGCTTTATATGCTAATCAGGAAGAAAGTTGTTTAAGTACATTTCCAATGACCACAGTTGCAAAAGAAAATGCTCATAATGTTCCCACTGAGGCAGTCTATGGTGGAAAATTGTTAAAGACCAATGTAAACTTGCCAGCTCAGTTCGAAACATTTTACCAAGACGTtgatacaaaaacaatatcTGACGATTCTCAGTTAATCGAAACGAAAATAGAAGCAATTAATATTGGTCAAATTAATGAAGCTATATCCAGGCTATGA